The genome window ggattttttttgaattttttgaattttttcatgcATTCTTTTACCggtttttttaatcatttgcaggcttttttttttcttgttttttcatgcatttttttgaattttcaatgcATTCTTTTGCCGGcgattttcattttaattttttttcatcttttgatCTTTTGCATGcattttttgaactttttgaaattttcctgcATTCTTTTACTGgtgattttcatttttaaatattttccatgcaattcttttattttattttcgactgtttccattcattttttagattttttttgaaatttcgtgtttttcttggttttttttttatgttttttttttaatttgttgattctttttttggtgtttaggatGATGAAATTGCAGGGCTTGAATGGGTATCACAATTTGTGGACGATTCTTTTCCCGTGCTACCATTTTCATGTCCGGTTTTCAAGCAACAAGCCGAGAACCAACCAGAAGCTCGGTTTGAACCAGAATCAGCACCAGTTTTTGTGAAAACTCCATGTTTTTCATCACCAATTCCATCAAAATCGAGAAGCAAAAGGGCTAAACCAACCGGCAAAACATGGCCGTTCGGGTCATTCTCTCGTTTTGAGTCGTCAACTTCTTCGACAACAACGGCTTCGTCATCAAGCACTTCTTCGGGATTTTCAATTTCTTCGACACCAACTCAAAAACCCAATTTGGGTGACATCATTGAACCGCCGACAAAGAAACAGCGGAGAAAATCGGTCGTTCAATCCAACGGGAACGCTTTCCAACGAAGATGTAGTCATTGCCAAGTTCAAAAGACTCCGCAATGGAGAACCGGTCCACTCGGTGCCAAAACCTTATGTAATGCTTGCGGGGTTCGTTACAAGTCCGGTCGGCTCTATCCCGAGTACAGACCTGCTTGTAGCCCCACTTTTTCCGGTGACATGCACTCCAATAGTCATAGGAAAGTTTTGGaaatgaggaaaaagaaagagttagCAGGGAAAGAACCGGATGAGTTGACCCCGGTTGTTCCAAGCTTTTGAGTTTAACAAGAACCCGGTTTAGTTTTAACTCTTATTAGGGTTAGCTTTTTATTAGGGTTTATAGTGTTTAGTTTCTAGAATTTAAGGTTCTAATTATGGAAATTAGGTAGGCTttcatttctagttttttttttttatatttccttttagactttttttggtcattttattaGCAGCAGACTTTTAACGAGGAGGGCGAAATTTACaggttgaattttataatttctacttttattattaatttattattaatttttaaaaattcaaactttGAAATGGTTACTTTCATGTTGTTTTTGACACGTTCAAAATAGTTCAGCCGGCCATAACGGTTTGGACTGATATATTTAACGTTCAAATTACAACCTTGGTCCTTTTActttacttaaatttaaaattttgtctttaCATTTTGATTTGATAGAAGTTAATCTTTATTTCTATAATGTTCTCAGTTAGTTCACACCCATACGAGTTCATCCTAAAATACTTCAATAGATtggattttttattgaattaaaaaatcagaaaacgtcaaatctaaaaatagagattaaaaccaaaatttgatcacaatataaaactaaaatcataatttcaccTAGGAATTGTTGAAGGGTTAATCCAAAATTAACACCAACTGAAGGCAATAATGTTTCAACCGGACCGACCGAACCGACTTAGTTGGAGCgagattttttaataaatttttttatttttctgaattttaaataattttatttatcaaaatgaccGGACCGATGAAATCGATTAGATCACATGTACAATTCTAAAAACATTGATTAGACAAAATCTTTTTTACCACTTCATAGATGTAATTCAGttgataaattatattcttATACTTGAATAAATGTCAAAATTGAAAAGTAgcatagatttttatttttagagacCAGGAAATAAAGAACAAGTTGTTGAAATATCTGGAtcaaaatggttaaaaatgtATTAATGGGTGCTGAGTCAGTGGTGTAAATGCCTAGAGACCCCAATGTCCCCCAtgaaaattgacaaaaaaaaaaaaaaaaagaagaggagaaAAATAGGTCAATGACTCAAATGAGCCCTCTCAATTCCATTTTAGTGGACCAcagtattttcattaaaaaaaaatgatacaCTTGGTATTGGTAATGGTAGGGCGATATTGGTATAGCCGCCCTTTGATagtgattgaaaattttaaattttttttgttttgccaTTTGTTTAGATTGTAATGCTTAATTAATGTTATAAGGATGGGTTTAAATTagtttatctttaatttttatactataaaaaGAATTTATGGTTAAGAATTTCATGTTGTGATCTATTAATTGGGTGTTCAGTTTCTTTAGGAATAGCTTAAATTCAAATCACAGttctactaaaaataaaataaaagttaaattttaacaaagtcAAAATTATTTGAACTCAATCGATCCAAAAAAAGCTTTGAACTAGCATAGACACGTTGAAAAGAGCAAAAAATTAAacagaatttttaataaatacatttttattttttataaactttttaatgatttatttaattgaactaaaCAGATCAATTGGACCGACCAACTGATAGCCTAACCCTGACTATGGACCACCAATCCGAATCTAAAACCCTTGAATTTCTATTCAACAATTACaatttaatagaattaataaatcttttaaactacaaacaaaaaaattgaaaattcaatgttattttttagaCAATAAATGTTAACTTGTTACAATTTgactttatttaattcattttaatgttacaagaatttaattaattcatttaataataggaaaaactaaaaaaatcttgATAGatactttcactttttttttctcttgttatgtttatttatagttAAAGACTtactttttatactttaatttgattgcTCTATTTTTATGATATCATCTTACTTCGGATGCAAGCGGTAAGGTGTGTGGGCATTCGACAGAAACCATTAATCATGTACTGAGACTCTGCTTCTCAGCTGTGGTGACATAGTTGGTAGTGATCAAACCGAATAAACAAGAAGAATTTTTTAACATCAGTTTGGAGGAGTGGTTTGGGATTAATCTATCGAATCCAAAGTATCTTGTTTGTAATCCTAATGATTGGCCGACTCTGTTTGGTGCTATTTGTCGACACTTATGGATTAGAAGGAACAATTCGGTGTTTAATGCAGATTTCATTGAGGGGATTAGTATCTTGGAGAAAAGTTACAGAACGAGGGATGAGTATATTCATCTCAATAAGGATTTGGCAAGCTCGATCGGGCAAAGACAAACCAAAGCTTGTAAATTAATTAGGTGGAATCCACCGGAGGATGAATAGCATAAGGTGAAGACTGATGATGCTGTGTGCACAGTGTCTGGGAATGCTTCAGCCGGGGGAGTAATCCGGGACAAGCATGGTAAGTGGACTTCTGGTTTCTCTAAATATATTAGTTGTTGCTCTGCTCTGAATGCTGAGCTTTGGGGAATGTAGGAGGGTCTCCAATTAGCTTGGAGTCTAGGCCTTCAACAAGTTGTGCTAGAGATGGATAGTATGGCAGCTATCCATTTGATTCAAGCGGAGACAATGGAGGTCCACCACTCAGTTGTGTTATGAGCAATTAAAGATCTCATTCAACGCTCCTGAGGGTAATCGAGTTGCTGATGGTATGACAGCAATGACATTTTCAAGGCATCGGGGCAGGTGTATTTATCTGCAACCTCTCGCTGAAATCCTTCAAAGGCTACATGATGAGTGATCTAAAGTGACTTTGCCTCGACAAGGCTAGTCACAATCTTTTTCCTCTTGTACCAAAAACAAACTTCTCACACAAAAATATCTAGTAAATCATGATTGGTTGATAAAAAAAGtgcttttaagaaaataattcagGTTGGTCTTCAactagaataattaaaaattaatgatactAAAAAAGTGGAGGACCAAATTAATGTCTAAGACTAAATATCAAATCAAAgcataatagagggactaaaatcAAATTTGACCAAACCTAATTATATGAATAAGTCGATCAAACTCAGAATTCAATGCAACGCAAAGGGTTTGTGATGCAagcttgtaaaatgaaattgCAAAATAGGCAGCTTCCCTGGCAGCTGATATCATCCATATATGAAATATTAGAAGCCTTTGCaatgaattaataaaagtttaattatgaatttcatcCACCAACTTTACGAAAACCAGGAAGTTTGTTTAATTAAcaaagttaaattttactattaaattgtTAATCTGAAAATTAGTAGTTCAACAATTTATGTACACGAAATTAGTAAAAGTTAGCAATTCTACAATTTATACGCAataaattagcaaaaattaGCAATTCATCGTTAAATGGACTAACTTATCAATTTCTGTAAAGCACAAGGTTCCAATTCTAGCAAATCAGAGAGAGTAACTTctcaattttgttaaaattgaggGATGAACTTCACAATTAGACCatcaacaaatataattttacatcaATGATTGAAGACAGAAAAGTCAACTCACATCCAAAAATGGAACTATTTTTCCACAGTTCGCACCGTCTAATGCCCAGCTTTGTTGACAatcaaatgaattattaatattattttacttagaAAGAGGCATGGCATAATTGTTTGGCATTTAAACAGGGCATATAGGGACCTTGAccccctaaaatgataaaattatcatttagtcccttcatttttttttgatacaatatctAGAACTACTCATAATTCCTTCCTAACCCTTAGGCGGATAAATACACTCGAACCTACACCCTCTGGCAACAATGCTGATGCCAACTGAGCTAAAACTCAGTTAGCAGtctcttcaaattttatataatggtAATATTGCACTTTGCCCccaattttataattcatttctAACCCCTAAAGCAATATCAAATCAACTAGTTCAAAGAAAGAGGACCAATTGCTTGATCCATTTTAACCTtagttatatgtttttaatattaaccCTACTATTCATACAATATCTAGGGAAGTTTGGCAAGACTATTTGAGTCGGACAAAAAAGGGGACAAATGTAGGTTAAAAAAATGGTATGggaaatataattattaattaaacagTAGACAATTTgtttatagaaaatttaatgaccactttccaaatacaattaagctataaaatttaaatattaattgtgCAAATTCATTTTATGTCTAAAGGTAGTAGCAAATTTCTTGAAGTTATCATATACTAATCATAAGATGTGTCTTTCAAATAAATAGAGATAagtttttgtttaataaaatcttatcagtgataattatat of Gossypium raimondii isolate GPD5lz chromosome 3, ASM2569854v1, whole genome shotgun sequence contains these proteins:
- the LOC105795349 gene encoding GATA transcription factor 5 gives rise to the protein MELCMEAKALKSSVRGEFTKNSHNQNQHVAFDDFFSSNGGVSSEEFSVDCFFDFTNGEFEEENEEKNSALIFSQEERVTDDDSNSNSSSFSFDSGLTNELSVPDDEIAGLEWVSQFVDDSFPVLPFSCPVFKQQAENQPEARFEPESAPVFVKTPCFSSPIPSKSRSKRAKPTGKTWPFGSFSRFESSTSSTTTASSSSTSSGFSISSTPTQKPNLGDIIEPPTKKQRRKSVVQSNGNAFQRRCSHCQVQKTPQWRTGPLGAKTLCNACGVRYKSGRLYPEYRPACSPTFSGDMHSNSHRKVLEMRKKKELAGKEPDELTPVVPSF